In Aedes albopictus strain Foshan chromosome 3, AalbF5, whole genome shotgun sequence, the genomic window TGAGTGAAGGTGATCCATCTCTCAAGCAAAAGTAGATTATACATGGAAAATCTACTTTTCTCAATAGGCTGAAGGAGCTGGATGAATATGGATGAAGCTACCATTGAGAAAAGGAGATTTTCCAGGGAAAATTTACTTTTGTTTGACAGTTGGTTCATCCTTTTTCTTGCTCCTTTTTGTGGTTGATCTATATTCATGCAGCTCATGCttcctatggacttatccaccaatgaaccgaattcatcgcggtccaagaattttgacactagagcaggGCCGTTCctaatcagaattgaacgatttccaatcagaactgAACAATTCCGATTGgtaatggccccgctctagtgtcaaaactctcggaccgcgatgaattcagttcatcggtgcactcgtctatggactgTTCCATTAATGACCCGAATTCACACGGTCCGAGAATTTTTTGACTTGAGCGTGGCCGtgtccaatcagaattggaagaTTCTAATTGGAAATGAATCCGCATCTAATGTCAAATGACCGAGTGCATTACTTGTTCAAGGATGGACttagggtttgtgtgccatcagtaatctcatgctcccaatttcatcctattcgaaaacaagcgattacggcaccgattgattccgttctttttgttttcatgcgtgctcacttctaacaaaaaacacaaaaataagaaacaaaacaaacagtgcttcaatcctttgtttttcgtaggatgaaaatgggagccacatgcttaataagggaaccaatactctATAATGTACTTATCCATCGATTCACTCGGTCTGAGAATATGTACACTAGAGCAGGGTCATTTCCAATTAGAATCTTTCAATTGTGATTGGGAACAGCCCCGGTCTAGTGTCAAAACTCTCAGACCGAGTGAATTTTGTACAACGGTGCATAAATCCATACGCATCAGGGTTAAGTATTCCCACAGTAAACCAAACCAATAGAAATTCCAACAGAACCGCACCCCTTCAGGAGTATGCAGGTAGATTATTACGCGATAATAAAACGTTGATTGGTAGTGCTAATAGTAGTAGAATCTAACGAAAAGGCACACATCGTTTCCATTAATCATAATAATTGATTGATAAATACACTCGTCTATTTAATGCAATGACTTTCTTCCTACACCTTAACGAAGCTTGAACGCTTAAACCTAGAATCCTACGTTTAGGATGATTTCCTCCTGTCTCCTAGCACACGTATTCAAGTAGGACACATCAGGATGAGGAAATCGCTACCACATGCGTACGTACGTACATAAATTACTTCTCTGTTGACTGTCTAAATTTTCCGTCTAACTGATGCCTACAATTTCTTTTTTCCGGTTAAAGAAGAAAACAATACTCACTAAGTCGCCCCGGCGGGGTCGGGACTGCTATAACACGTTTCTTCCTAAACTTGCCCTAAATTTCAAGAATCAAAAATAAATCGATCGTTCATTCATTCGGCTTGGATCCAATCAACCGGACGAATGTTTCGCCTTCGGCCGAAGCAAATCGGCTCCAGCCGAAGACCTTCGGGTCGCGTTCGGTTCGGCTCGTCTCGGCTCCTTACCGTCGCAGATCGCAACACCCCCGTTCGGAAGTGTTGTTCGATGacccgccgccaccgccgccgaccGGCCGCCGCCGTCGTTGGTCAATCGAATAAATGAACAAACGTAACTAGAGATTAAACATGTGCCGAAGCTTCTGCAACAATCACCGCTTGTAGAGCGAATCGCGGCCACGCCCCATGCCGCCGACCGCCGACGACGGCCGGAAAAAGCCGAGCGTGTCCAGGGTGCGGCGCGTCCGCTGCACCAGTTCGTCCTTGTACTTCCAGATCGTGGTGTCCCGGACCTGGTTCTCCTTGAACTCCTCGCAGCTCTTCTTGAGCGTCCGGACGCAATCGGCCCGGTAGTGCTGCAGCTGGGCATCGTCCGTGCTGATGGGGAACGAATGGCACGCTCCGCCGAGGCACGCGATCGGGAAGTGATTGTGCAGGGTTAGGACCCGCTCCGGGTTGTGGAAGCACTTGACGTACTGGTTCGGTTTGGTGTAGTTCTTGGCCCGCTGGACGTGCTGCAGCATGTGCATGTACTTGGGCACGTCCTTGTTCCAGTCGTGCTCGTGCTGGTCCTGGTCGAAGAAGTACACGTTCCGCACGTTGTAACTCGGGTAGGTGTCGTTCTTGAGCTTCATGCCCTTTTCGACGACCCGCTCCATGAGGTCATTCCAGGTGCGGTCTTCGTCCAACTTGGGCATGATGACTTCGTCAATGTCCAGCAAAGCTATGAAGTCGTACTTGTACATGTTTTTGTACAGGCAGTCGTTGTACGGGATCAGCTCGTTCTGCCGCTTGTGAGTGGTCTTCTTCGACAGGAAGAGGTGCTGGAATCCTGGGACGTTCGGTTGACCTCCGGGAAGAGTCAGCGGAGTCACGTGAACTCGATCCTGCTCTTCGTAGTACCGCAGAACCTTGGATATGTTCGGGTGGACCTGCAGCTCGTAGAAGAAGATCTTGTCCGCACCTAGGATACCTAGGAGTTCGATCCACTCCACCAGTCGCACCGACAGGTCATCGTACAGGAAGTCCAGGCCCTTCACACAGACTGCAAAGCCCTTTTTCTTGTCGTCCAGTGGCCGGTTGTATAGCACCCTCAAATTGTTGGTTGCCGTGTCGCACTGCTTCTCCACCAGCGATACGGACGCCGGGACCAATCCCCTGAACGGCTTAGGAATCTGGCAGGCTATCAAATACGGCTGGTAGATGCCCTGCTTGTAGTTGCCCCACTTGTTGAACCAGATGTATTTGTACTCGAACGTCTTCACGATGAACGGCTCCTTCTGTCCGTCGAACCACAGCTGACAGAAGGTCTTCACCTTGGGTTCGATCCGGTCGATCATCCCCAGAATACGAACCGCCGGTCCAATGCGACTTCGTTTCCGGATGTCGTAGTACGCCCCGAACAGCTGGAACGTGCCGTTGGAACTCCGCAGCGTTTGCCAGTAGATGTTGTTGAACTCCAGCTCGAAGATCGACGGATACTTGGCACAGGCAGCCTTCTTCTGGACGGCATTCTTGTGCTTGCTCCAGTAGGCAATCGGAAGCGACGGGATGCGGGATTCAACGTCCCGGACCAGCTGCTCGTCATCGATAACTGTAAAGAGGTAAGAGAGAAAAAGCGTTAGTCAAGTCAACTGTATTATAGCTATTGAAGGAATTACTTCCGGAACACCTCAGAATCAAGCAAATTCCATTAAGAAACTTTCAAACTAGACAgggtttcgattcgatttcgattcgattccgattcgatttcgattcgatttcgattcgatttcgattcgatttcgattcgatttcgattcgatttcgattcgatttcgattcgatttcgattcgatttcgattcgatttcgattcgatttcgattcgatttcgattcgatttcgattcgatttcgattcgatttcgattcgatttcgattcgatttcgatttcaattcgatttcaattcgatttcgattcgatttcgattcgatttcaattcgatttcaattcgatttcaattcgatttcgattcgatttcgattcgatttcgattcgatttcgattcgatttcgattcgatttcgattcgatttcgattcgatttcgattcgatttcgatttcgattcgatttcgattcgatttcgattcgatttcgattcgatttcgattcgatttcgattcgatttcgattcgatttcgattcgatttcgattcgatttcgattcgatttcgattcgatttcgattcgatttcgattcgatttcgattcgatttcgatttgatttcgattcgattgcgattcgatttcgatttgatttcgattcgatttcgattcgatttcgattcgatttcgattcgatttcgattcgatttcgatcgacttcgattcgatttcgattcgatttcgattcgatttcgattcgatttcgattcaatttcgattcgatttcgattcgatttcgattcgaattcgattcgatttcgattcgatttcgattcgatttcgattcgatttcgattcgatttcgattcgatttcgattcgatttcgattcgatttcgattcgattttgattcgatttcgattcgatttcgattcgatttcgattcgatttcgattcgatttcgattcgatttcgattcgatttcgattcgatttcgattcgatttcgattcgatttcgattcgatttcgattcgatttcgattcgatttcgattcgatttcgattcgatttcgattcgatttcgattcgatttcgattcgatttcgattcgatttcgattcgatttcgattcgatttcgattcgatttcgattcgatttcgattcgatttcgattcgatttcgattcgatttcgattcgatttcgattcgatttcgattcgatttcgattcgatttcgattcgatttcgatttcgattcaattcgatttcgattcgatttcgattcgatttcgattcgatttcgattcgatttcgattcgatttcgattcgatttcgattcgatttcgattcgatttcgattcgatttcgattcgaattcgattcgatttcgattcgatttcgattcgatttcgattcgatttcgattcgatttcgattcgatttcgattcgatttcgattcgatttcgattcgatttcgattcgatttcgattcgatttcgattcgatttcgattcgatttcgattcgatttcgattcgatttcgattcgatttcgattcgatttcgattcgatttcgattcgatttcgattcgatttcgattcgatttcgattcgatttcgattcgatttcgattcgatttcgattcgatttcgattcgatttcgattcgatttcgattcgatttcgattcgatttcgattcgatttcgattcgatttcgattcgatttcgattcgatttcgattcgatttcgattcgatttcgattcgatttcgattcgatttcgattcgatttcgattcgatttcgattcgatttcgattcgatttcgattcgatttcgattcgatttcgattcgatttcgattcgatttcgattcgatttcgattcgatttcgattcgatttcgattcgatttcgattcgatttcgattcgatttcgattcgattttgattcgatttcgattcgatttcgattcgatttcgattcgatttcgattcgatttcgattcgatttcgattcgatttcgattcgatttcgattcgatttcgattcgatttcgattcgatttcgattcgatttcgattcgatttcgattcgatttcgattcgatttcgattcgatttcgattcgatttcgattcgatttcgattcgatttcgattcgatttcgattcgatttcgatttcgattcgatttcgattcgatttcgattcgatttcgattcgatttcgattcgatttcgattcgatttcgattcgatttcgattcgacttcgattcgatttcgattcgatttcgattcgatttcgattcgatttcgattcgatttcgattcgattttgattcgatttcgattcgatttcgattcgatttcgattcgatttcgattcgatttcgattcgatttcgaatgGGCAACCCAAATAATCAAAAGCGAATCTGTACCAGTACCAACCCATTCTGGAAGTCGCGTGGACGCTATGATCACGTCATGTCTACAGTGGGCGAGCGAATGCATCATCAATTTCTCTTTTTCTAAATTTTCGTTCATTTTGAAGTGGCAGACGACGTGAATAACGTTCAAAAACATAAGATTATCAGTATTATTCTGTATGTCTTCTAGTCGTCCTACTTATATGTCTTGTTATTTGTTTACGTCTATTTTCTATTTGTGTTTTCGTGTTTCTACCTTATTACCTTATTATATATTCATCTATCTGTATATTTTTTCAGTTTAGGTATTTATGTATTATGTTTGTATCCATTTATTAACATCTGTATGTCACAACAGCAATTGTTCCTTTGTCAGAATGGAACATCAATCCGTAACCCACCCTAGAAAAGATATCTCAATGCAATAAAACACACGTTAACTCACCCTATTTTCCCTCTTCCTTCCGGTAAGACAACATCGAACTTTGACTACATGTCTATGTTTGTTATTTCTTGTCTTCTGAACTCTCACCTCAACACTGAAAGCAAACAAAGCTCCCACCCCTACTGGTCCGTCCACCCATATTTCCACATTCCAATACAGAGCCAAGAAGACTCCGACTTCCGGTAAGATCAAAGGCCACACCGGACCACAGAGAGAGACCGCCTCCTGCCTGCATGCCTGTCTACCTGCCAGGTAGCTATGTTTGGCAGGATTCCTTCGACATCGAACGAAAGGTTGTCGGGGAGTTCAAAGTCTTACTGGTTGGCCGGAAGCCACATCCACAGAAATTAAATTTGAATAAATGAACAACTTCCAATCCAACTTCTCTAGCCTCGAAGAACTGCGGTGCGGTTCGGGCGTGATTCAATTTTGAAGTGAGACCGGTAcactatgggggattcccatacaagcaggcggacaaaaatattttcgtcatattttcgaggatttattagtattatgtagttggttcgactaaaatgtattgtttatgaacatttttaaacatcatgaccaagttttgaaaatagCGTATTTTCAATACggtcaaataactgataatatataaaaagtttgaatttgttttatttttaaaatttttattttgttttttttttgtgcttagaataatcaacactattgtgtagttactttcaaaaatgaattccaagggaatttgcttagaatgtttgagaatcgtcgtttaatctcaaggggtgcgcccgggcggtctcgtgcgtaaaaaacgctgaatctcccaagaccgcaatttaccgcagcatttcgcatacaaaatcattagagtagacctaaagcttgaccataaactgattttgagcctgggaatgtttgggaaaaaaaagatgtcgattatcaaaatttgaatctcatgccattttcaacttcttctttttcttgtaccttttttcatacaatggttcaattatttcacaaaaccacgtgtttgttgaaaagcttgcttcattatcttaccaatgatgtattgaaactaatagataatgatgataataattagaaaatatcgatttgaaattatgtgttgtttttttgcgaaaattacattttttagctttactcaactttgatactcaatatctttgtaactacatcagctagaaacttgaaattctagatttctcttagtttatatgtttattatcgatagaaaatttcagaacaagcatgattggaagtcacttttctgatttttgtccgcctgatatcctatagtgcGGTATACAGTGTATACTATACACTGCACTGACTGGTATGTAACCAAATCTGAAGGAAGAGTTGTTTTGGGGTTTTCTCTACGAGCGTAAAGCTGTGGACGGTGGACCAGTTCGTCGAATTTGGCTTGGGGCAGTCACAGCAGCGATATACCTAGGTATTCGGTGACCGAATCGAATAAGATGCTGTGCTAAAAGCTTGCTAATTGAGGCTTCCTGTTTTTGGAGGAGCACGTTGAACTGGCGGCCAAAAGAGAGTGCAAATTGGTTTGGATTCAAGCTGCGATGCGACGTCGAACGGGCTCAAGGAGGACTGGACAGTGGTCGACATGATGATGGTCGGATTTTTGGCTAGTCGTGGACAATGGACAGCTCGATGTGGGTTAACGCTTTTTCAGTTACTAGATGTTGATGAAGAAATCTACGAGAAATTCACagtcgtttaaaaaaaaaactacggagACTAAATCCAAAATAAGTTTACTGGAACTTCTATGACTTTTTGTTTGATTCGTGCTTTAAATGTATCTCAATATTTAAGTCAGTCTTTCAGCATATCTCTTTCTACAGCCCCTTCTTTTTTATCTATTTATATGTTTATGTTGTTTGTGATTTTATTACCTTTTATTATTTTGTTGTCAATTCCGCTATTTATCTGCCTTTCTTTTTCATCATACATATTCATCCTTCTTTCAGGatctttcccaagcaacacagaaaACATTTTAGGGGAACAATATTTCCAAAGATGTATTTTAAGTGTATTATAAGCGACACCGAAAACATGTTGTGTTAATTTCCAGTTGGAATTGTGTTGATCGataacaaacaacaacaaaaaacatttttctcTGAATCACgtatgaaatatttttatatgacAATTATAGAACATAAACATCAAGTTGCTAATTCAATTATGAAAGCAATTGCGTCACTATAACAGAAAgtaaaagaaaaattaaaatgcAATGAATACTGATTTTCTCCGTATCTGGGATGCTGTGGTCAATTGAGGACAATGAGTGGTTCAAGGGAACTGACCTGAAGTACCAGTTGATCCGAGAATAAACACTCAAACAGCACGTCCTTGTTGAGCCAACATTAAGATTCCAGTCCCACATACCTTTTACCGGGTACCTACCACATCCTTCTATACGAACGCCCCGTCCGAATAGAATTAGCGTACTCAAATCTGGTCAACATCCTGATGGCCAAAAGGTCTAGCCTGTTTTTCTAACCGGTCTGTAGGATAACCGCACAGCTGGTTTTCCGGCCTACGTGGAAGAGTCAGCATCCAACAGTCGGTACTATTTTAACTCCTGACATTCCGGTTCTGCTAGCACTTTCTGGTTTACGACGGTTACGCAAACTCAACCTATGGCAGGCATGCATTTTATCGGAACCTTTTCAAAGTAAGCCGAGCCTTGTCATTTTCACTGCAATTTCGGATTTGTTCCGAATACTCCCACGGTCACCGTTCACGGAAAACAAACCTCCATCAGCAGCGTAGTTATTTACTATTGCCAGTTATTTTGTCAGTTTGACAGATGTAGCCCCGCTGAAAATGTAGCTTTAAATAAGTTATTTTGGTGTAGTTATAAGTTTTTGGAAACAAAATTATAACTAGCGTTAAGGTATGTTCGAATGATGTTATTTCGACGTATTTTGAACGCATTTCCATTATTTATAGCAAAGTTGCTTTCGGGGTGTACTAATGGTGTAACTTTAACGTAATTTTAACTTGTTCTCAAATCAAAACACTTCACTTTCAGAGCAAAGTTTTGTTTATTCAAGGAACGTCATGCAGATTACAGTACCGAACAAATATGTTAATACACTATTTAAAAAGATGGTGAAAATTTACGCTTCTTTTGCTTGtttaaaacttttaagaaaaatgcTTTTTCATTTTAAAATACTTGAATTTTACTTGAGTAGTAATAATCAGTAGCTTGCCATAGACTCAGTTATTGAATAAAGTAAATATTGAAAGTAAAACTTTTGAACGTCACTgtaggccaaatataaaagttgcCATGTTGCTCTCATCTCAATTTGGAAAAAATAgacaaattactgaaaaaaacgcTTCATTTGGTTGATTCAATCTGCATATTTCAATTCAATACAGCGGCGGTTGAATTATGGATGAGTAGAATCATATGTTTCACCATGAATCTCCAATCGCACATAAAATAGCACTACCCTTGCTGATAATTAACCAATCAGCGAATTTTCATTAATTTGTTTTATAAAATAACATGGTCTTTGCCTTCATCATCTGAAAATAATTTTCCAGCTTGTTGAAAttacaaatatatttttttctgtcaGCCACTACGTTGCAAATACAGTTGTTATGAGATTATGTTTATACTGCTTTGTTCTAAATTAGGCTCTCGCAAGTTATATCAATATAAAATTTCTCAACTTAAACCTAT contains:
- the LOC134290268 gene encoding uncharacterized protein LOC134290268; this translates as MVQFIDDEQLVRDVESRIPSLPIAYWSKHKNAVQKKAACAKYPSIFELEFNNIYWQTLRSSNGTFQLFGAYYDIRKRSRIGPAVRILGMIDRIEPKVKTFCQLWFDGQKEPFIVKTFEYKYIWFNKWGNYKQGIYQPYLIACQIPKPFRGLVPASVSLVEKQCDTATNNLRVLYNRPLDDKKKGFAVCVKGLDFLYDDLSVRLVEWIELLGILGADKIFFYELQVHPNISKVLRYYEEQDRVHVTPLTLPGGQPNVPGFQHLFLSKKTTHKRQNELIPYNDCLYKNMYKYDFIALLDIDEVIMPKLDEDRTWNDLMERVVEKGMKLKNDTYPSYNVRNVYFFDQDQHEHDWNKDVPKYMHMLQHVQRAKNYTKPNQYVKCFHNPERVLTLHNHFPIACLGGACHSFPISTDDAQLQHYRADCVRTLKKSCEEFKENQVRDTTIWKYKDELVQRTRRTLDTLGFFRPSSAVGGMGRGRDSLYKR